The proteins below are encoded in one region of Enhydrobacter sp.:
- a CDS encoding YdcF family protein: MTTFIVLKILGSLILPPASLAVAAILCLLLLLLRRRRLAFTFLGLAVAEIAILSFPPVSDALMAHLENQARVAAASAPRCCFDAIVVLGGGIIPAVPPARPFPDLNDNADRMWLAARLFHQGIAPRIIVSGGGFMAREDAAATTEAAAMRLFLLDLGVPSEAIVSEDRSINTIENLRYVHRMVGERRVALVTSAWHMPRALLIAKREKLAVSAFPTDFRALPETRPFWENWIPSAESLLIGCVAVREILAINLDWRIGSEAK, translated from the coding sequence ATGACCACTTTCATCGTCCTGAAAATTCTTGGCAGCCTGATCCTGCCGCCGGCGTCGCTCGCCGTTGCGGCGATCCTGTGCCTTCTGCTGCTGCTCCTGCGCCGACGGCGGCTGGCCTTCACCTTCCTGGGACTCGCGGTGGCGGAGATAGCCATCCTGTCCTTTCCACCCGTGAGCGATGCCCTGATGGCGCATCTCGAGAACCAGGCGCGCGTCGCCGCGGCTTCGGCGCCGCGCTGCTGCTTCGACGCCATCGTCGTGCTGGGCGGCGGCATCATACCGGCCGTGCCACCGGCTCGGCCCTTTCCCGACCTGAACGACAACGCCGATCGCATGTGGCTCGCGGCGCGGCTCTTTCACCAGGGTATCGCGCCGCGCATCATCGTGAGCGGCGGCGGCTTCATGGCCCGCGAGGACGCGGCGGCGACGACCGAGGCCGCCGCCATGCGCCTCTTCCTGCTCGATCTCGGCGTGCCGTCCGAGGCGATCGTTTCGGAGGACCGGTCGATCAACACCATCGAGAACCTGCGGTACGTCCATCGCATGGTGGGCGAGCGGCGTGTAGCGCTCGTGACCTCGGCCTGGCACATGCCGCGGGCGCTGCTGATCGCCAAGCGGGAGAAGCTTGCGGTCTCGGCCTTTCCAACCGATTTCCGTGCGCTCCCGGAAACGCGGCCGTTCTGGGAGAACTGGATACCGTCTGCTGAATCTCTTTTGATTGGCTGTGTGGCGGTCCGGGAAATCCTGGCAATAAATCTCGACTGGCGTATCGGGTCGGAGGCGAAATGA
- a CDS encoding ABC transporter ATP-binding protein — protein MTDALDASAISVRYGGNLAVDGVDVVVPAGRMIGVIGANGAGKSTLVNALAGWSRGRPAVRGTVRLAGEPMDGLPPHRRAARGLVLVPEGKGIFADLTVAENLALVRPPADVTGRHLFSMEEICGLFPRLAERREHKGGMLSGGERQMVAVSRALRAAPRVLLLDEPSAGLAPRLVYELLATMRTLVDRGLSLLLVEQNVRATLELVDELYLLERGRLVAKGAPAAMKDDPRILDAYLGSLKT, from the coding sequence ATGACGGACGCGCTCGACGCCTCCGCGATCTCGGTTCGCTACGGTGGCAACCTGGCCGTGGACGGCGTCGATGTCGTCGTGCCGGCGGGCCGCATGATCGGCGTCATCGGCGCCAACGGCGCGGGCAAGAGCACGCTCGTCAATGCGCTGGCCGGCTGGTCCCGCGGCCGTCCGGCGGTGCGCGGCACGGTCCGGCTGGCCGGCGAGCCGATGGACGGCCTGCCGCCGCACCGGCGCGCCGCGCGCGGCCTCGTGCTCGTGCCCGAAGGCAAGGGCATCTTCGCCGACCTCACCGTGGCCGAGAACCTTGCCCTGGTGCGTCCGCCGGCCGACGTGACCGGACGGCATCTTTTCTCGATGGAAGAGATTTGCGGGCTCTTCCCGCGCCTCGCCGAGCGCCGCGAGCACAAGGGCGGAATGCTGTCGGGCGGCGAACGGCAGATGGTGGCGGTGAGTCGCGCGCTGCGCGCCGCGCCGCGGGTCCTGCTGCTCGACGAGCCGTCGGCCGGGCTGGCGCCACGACTCGTCTATGAGCTCCTGGCCACCATGCGGACGCTGGTCGACCGCGGCCTGTCCCTTCTGCTGGTCGAGCAGAACGTCCGCGCCACGCTGGAGCTGGTCGACGAGCTTTACCTCCTGGAGCGCGGCAGGCTCGTTGCCAAGGGAGCGCCCGCCGCGATGAAGGACGATCCGCGCATCCTCGACGCCTATCTCGGAAGCCTGAAGACATGA
- a CDS encoding ABC transporter substrate-binding protein: MTGVWRLNRRAALVLGLAGPLLVPVMRRPRAQTLDRLSFNTDWRAQAEHGGYYQAIAAGIYRKHGIECDLRPGGPSLNISQLLLAGRVDMIMSNSYEAFTYLREKAPFFTIAAIFQKDPQVLIAHPGSGVTSFDKLKGHTLLIGNGGRVTYWPYLRKKYGLSDSQLRPYTFNSAPFLADPNAVQQGFLSSEPYSIAKALGKAPEVMLIADAGFGAYQETIAISRRLATGKRELIQRFVDATLEGWAQYLKGGPETEAANALIKRDNPDQTDDRIRYAVKVMTERGIVLSGDALASGIGAMSDRRWQEFYRQMVDVDVFPKGLDVRQAYTLEFVNKGIGKP, encoded by the coding sequence ATGACCGGCGTCTGGAGGCTCAACCGTCGCGCGGCGCTGGTGCTCGGCCTTGCGGGACCGTTGCTCGTGCCGGTAATGCGGCGGCCGCGCGCGCAAACGCTCGATCGTCTGAGCTTCAACACGGACTGGCGCGCCCAGGCCGAGCATGGCGGCTACTATCAGGCAATTGCCGCCGGCATCTACCGCAAGCACGGCATTGAATGCGACCTGCGGCCGGGCGGGCCCAGCCTCAATATCAGCCAGCTCCTGCTGGCCGGCCGCGTCGACATGATCATGTCGAACAGCTACGAGGCCTTCACCTACCTCCGGGAAAAGGCGCCGTTCTTCACCATCGCGGCCATCTTCCAGAAGGATCCGCAGGTCCTGATCGCCCATCCCGGCTCGGGCGTCACGAGCTTCGACAAGCTGAAGGGTCATACGCTGCTGATCGGCAACGGCGGGCGCGTCACCTACTGGCCGTACCTGCGCAAGAAATATGGTCTCTCCGATAGCCAGCTCCGGCCCTACACCTTCAATTCGGCGCCGTTCCTCGCCGATCCCAATGCGGTGCAGCAGGGCTTCCTTTCCTCGGAGCCCTATTCGATCGCCAAGGCCCTGGGCAAGGCGCCCGAAGTGATGCTGATCGCCGACGCAGGCTTCGGCGCCTATCAGGAGACCATCGCGATCTCACGCAGGCTCGCGACCGGGAAGCGGGAGCTGATCCAGCGCTTCGTCGACGCGACGCTGGAAGGCTGGGCGCAGTACCTGAAGGGCGGCCCGGAGACCGAGGCGGCGAACGCGCTCATCAAGCGCGACAATCCGGATCAGACCGACGACCGCATCCGCTATGCCGTCAAGGTGATGACCGAGCGCGGCATCGTGCTGTCGGGCGACGCGCTCGCCTCCGGCATTGGCGCCATGAGCGACCGGCGCTGGCAGGAGTTCTATCGGCAGATGGTCGATGTCGACGTCTTTCCCAAGGGGCTCGACGTGCGGCAGGCCTATACGCTCGAGTTCGTGAACAAGGGAATCGGAAAACCATAG
- a CDS encoding ABC transporter substrate-binding protein: MGSLKLGRRQFAIAASAGAAGLAFPALAQGEPIKVGVIVPLSGAAGPNGQAVLHAVTVAADMVNAAGGVMGRKLAVVAKDDESTPAVGVTRANELAAEKVAVVIEGWNSPVTLAMQPVLARADILDITAVSKADQILSGKANPYAIRINSPNGQDGAVIADILANKLSAKRIGFMTENDAYGNGAQQVIEAELKATGKPWENVVVEKFPFKQTDFRVSLTSVKQAKPDAVVAINAAESSGMPALIQQYRQAGIEGVLVGAVGTILPTVFKIAGEAMTGVVSADIYFPDLPPFNAIKANLEFIAAYRKDHNETPDKGAALGATALQVWASAANATKSLDRKTVAGAIRGKTIKGTILGDLSFEADGQAKQRYTVFKVTDGKTAKIEVLK, translated from the coding sequence ATGGGTTCGCTTAAGCTTGGTCGTCGTCAGTTCGCGATCGCCGCCAGTGCCGGGGCGGCCGGTCTTGCCTTTCCGGCTCTTGCCCAGGGCGAGCCGATCAAGGTCGGCGTGATCGTACCCCTATCGGGCGCCGCCGGCCCCAACGGCCAGGCGGTGCTGCACGCCGTGACGGTCGCGGCCGACATGGTCAATGCCGCAGGCGGTGTCATGGGCCGCAAGCTCGCGGTGGTGGCCAAGGACGACGAAAGCACGCCCGCCGTCGGCGTCACGCGCGCCAACGAGCTGGCGGCGGAGAAGGTTGCGGTCGTGATCGAGGGCTGGAACAGCCCGGTGACGCTCGCCATGCAGCCGGTGCTCGCCCGTGCCGACATCCTCGATATCACCGCAGTGTCGAAGGCGGACCAGATCCTGTCTGGAAAGGCCAATCCCTACGCGATCCGCATCAACAGCCCCAACGGACAGGACGGCGCGGTGATCGCCGATATCCTCGCCAACAAGCTGTCCGCCAAGCGCATCGGCTTCATGACCGAGAACGACGCCTACGGCAATGGCGCGCAGCAGGTGATCGAGGCGGAACTCAAGGCGACCGGAAAGCCCTGGGAAAACGTCGTCGTCGAGAAGTTTCCCTTCAAGCAGACGGACTTCCGCGTGAGCCTGACCAGCGTGAAGCAGGCCAAGCCCGACGCCGTGGTGGCGATCAACGCGGCCGAATCGTCAGGCATGCCGGCGCTGATCCAGCAGTATCGCCAGGCCGGCATCGAGGGTGTGCTGGTGGGGGCGGTCGGCACTATCCTGCCGACGGTCTTCAAGATCGCCGGCGAGGCCATGACCGGCGTGGTGTCGGCCGACATCTATTTCCCCGACCTTCCGCCGTTCAATGCCATCAAGGCGAACCTCGAGTTCATTGCTGCCTATCGCAAGGACCACAACGAGACGCCGGACAAAGGGGCGGCACTGGGTGCAACGGCGCTGCAGGTCTGGGCTTCCGCCGCCAATGCCACCAAGAGCCTCGACCGCAAGACGGTGGCGGGCGCGATCCGCGGCAAGACGATCAAGGGCACGATCCTGGGCGACCTCAGCTTCGAGGCCGACGGCCAGGCCAAGCAGCGATACACCGTCTTCAAGGTGACCGACGGCAAGACGGCCAAGATCGAGGTCCTGAAGTAG
- a CDS encoding MFS transporter, protein MEASDGLPTPQRYWAMLTVALALIMAVLDGAIANVALPTIAADVHASPASSIWVVNAYQLIITISLLPCASLGEHYGYRRIYKIGLAIFTLGSLACALSNSLGTLTAARVVQGIGAAGIMSVNGALVRYIYPRNQLGRGIGINALLVGVSSAVGPTVAAGILSVASWPWLFAVNVPIGLVALAIATRSLPVNPRTGQRFDFLSAVLNALTFGLLITGIDGLGQGESRILEVTELAVALVAGIWLVRRQLALKSPLLPIDLLRIPIFRLSILTSVCSFGAQMLAYVSLPFYFQGMLGLSEVTTGLLMTPWPLTTAIVAPAAGWLSDRYPSGLLGGIGLFTMAAGLALLAMLPAHPSGLDIVWRMAICGLGFGLFQSPNNRTMLSSAPRERSGGASGMLATARLLGQTTGAAMVSLLFGIYHMQAVDVAIVAGAGVAGVAALVSFLRVRHQT, encoded by the coding sequence ATGGAAGCTTCCGACGGTTTGCCAACGCCGCAACGCTACTGGGCGATGCTGACGGTGGCACTCGCCCTCATCATGGCGGTGCTTGATGGTGCGATCGCGAACGTTGCCTTGCCGACCATTGCAGCGGACGTGCACGCAAGCCCCGCCAGCTCGATCTGGGTGGTCAACGCCTACCAGCTCATCATCACCATTTCGCTGCTGCCCTGCGCCTCGCTCGGCGAGCACTACGGCTATCGCCGCATCTACAAGATCGGTCTGGCGATATTCACCTTGGGCTCGCTCGCCTGCGCGTTGTCGAATTCTCTCGGCACGCTCACCGCGGCGCGCGTGGTGCAGGGCATCGGCGCCGCGGGCATCATGAGCGTGAACGGCGCGCTCGTGCGCTACATCTATCCGCGCAACCAGCTTGGCCGCGGCATCGGCATCAACGCGCTGCTGGTCGGTGTCTCTTCGGCTGTCGGCCCGACGGTCGCGGCGGGCATCCTCTCCGTCGCTTCCTGGCCCTGGCTCTTCGCGGTGAACGTCCCGATCGGCCTGGTGGCGCTCGCGATCGCCACGCGTTCCCTGCCCGTCAATCCCCGCACGGGCCAGCGTTTCGACTTCCTCAGCGCGGTGCTGAATGCACTCACCTTCGGGCTTCTCATCACAGGTATCGACGGCCTGGGCCAGGGGGAAAGCCGAATCCTCGAAGTCACCGAGCTCGCTGTCGCGCTGGTCGCCGGCATATGGCTGGTGCGCCGGCAGCTCGCGCTCAAGTCGCCCCTGCTGCCGATCGATCTTTTGCGAATTCCCATCTTCCGCTTGTCGATCCTGACCTCCGTCTGCTCCTTCGGCGCCCAGATGCTCGCCTATGTCTCACTGCCCTTCTACTTCCAGGGTATGCTTGGCCTGAGCGAGGTGACGACCGGCCTCCTGATGACACCGTGGCCGCTGACGACCGCGATCGTCGCGCCGGCGGCGGGATGGCTTTCCGACCGTTATCCGTCCGGGCTGCTGGGCGGCATCGGCCTCTTCACCATGGCGGCGGGGCTGGCCCTGCTCGCGATGCTGCCGGCGCATCCGTCCGGTCTCGACATCGTCTGGCGCATGGCGATTTGCGGCCTGGGCTTCGGCCTCTTCCAGTCGCCCAACAATCGCACCATGCTTTCGTCGGCGCCGCGGGAGCGCTCGGGCGGAGCGAGCGGCATGCTGGCGACGGCGCGGCTGCTGGGCCAGACCACCGGCGCGGCCATGGTGTCCCTGCTTTTCGGCATTTATCACATGCAGGCGGTCGATGTTGCGATCGTGGCCGGGGCAGGGGTGGCCGGCGTGGCGGCGCTCGTGAGCTTCCTGCGCGTTCGCCACCAGACCTGA
- a CDS encoding ATP-binding cassette domain-containing protein, which translates to MSPAAPPLLRVEGLTVRYGALTALKDMSWQVSAGEILGIIGPNGAGKSSCFAAVTHAVPRLGDVWLAGERVTDLPTFRLARLGLRRTFQQNAFFGELSILENAMAAILREHSTSLSRSILLPWREAATRQAAERAAAELLTSFGIEAADHAKRPADIAYGTQRLLSVVLAYGAGAQALLIDEPAAGTGGPDMQRLADLLVELRRRRVAVVVIEHHMDLIMAVADRIVVIEQGRKLAEGTPADIQRNEAVLEAYLGRAA; encoded by the coding sequence TTGAGCCCGGCAGCACCGCCGCTTCTGCGTGTCGAGGGACTGACCGTCCGTTATGGCGCCCTGACCGCGCTGAAGGACATGTCCTGGCAGGTCTCGGCCGGCGAGATCCTGGGCATCATCGGACCGAACGGCGCCGGAAAGAGCTCCTGCTTCGCCGCTGTCACCCATGCCGTGCCGCGGCTGGGCGACGTCTGGCTGGCCGGCGAGCGCGTCACCGATCTGCCGACCTTCCGACTCGCCCGCCTCGGCCTGCGCCGCACCTTCCAGCAGAACGCCTTCTTCGGCGAGCTCTCGATTCTCGAGAACGCCATGGCCGCCATCCTGCGCGAGCACTCGACTTCCCTGTCGCGCTCGATCCTGCTGCCCTGGAGAGAGGCGGCGACACGGCAAGCGGCGGAGCGGGCGGCGGCGGAACTTCTCACGTCGTTCGGCATCGAGGCAGCGGATCACGCCAAGCGTCCGGCCGATATCGCCTATGGAACGCAGCGGCTGCTGTCGGTCGTGCTGGCCTACGGCGCCGGCGCACAGGCGCTGCTGATCGACGAGCCGGCGGCCGGCACGGGCGGCCCCGACATGCAGCGGCTGGCGGACCTGCTGGTCGAGCTGCGCCGCCGTCGAGTGGCGGTCGTGGTCATCGAGCATCACATGGACCTCATCATGGCGGTCGCCGACCGCATCGTCGTGATCGAGCAGGGCCGCAAGCTCGCCGAGGGGACGCCGGCCGATATCCAGCGCAACGAAGCCGTGCTCGAAGCCTATCTGGGGCGGGCGGCATGA
- a CDS encoding HAD family hydrolase, with the protein MRLEPAFLFDLDGTLVDSVYQHVLAWKEALDAEGIDLSVWRIHRKIGMSGGLFTNQLLRETGLEISAGLVDRLRERHADGYRKFAATIRPLPGARELLSWLTDGGIPWAIATSGRMETAAVNLAALGVDAHRTPVVTRDQVKYAKPDPDLFLAAAQRLGISTDTAIVVGDSIWDMLAATRCRALGVGLLSGGYGSDELRQAGAFRVYDDPADLLRHIDEVGGRR; encoded by the coding sequence ATGCGACTCGAGCCGGCTTTTCTGTTCGATCTCGACGGCACGCTCGTCGATTCCGTCTACCAGCATGTCCTCGCCTGGAAGGAAGCGCTGGATGCCGAGGGGATCGATCTGTCCGTCTGGCGCATCCACCGCAAGATCGGCATGAGCGGCGGCCTGTTCACCAACCAGCTCCTGCGCGAGACCGGCCTCGAAATCAGCGCCGGCCTGGTCGATCGACTGCGGGAACGCCATGCCGACGGCTATCGCAAATTCGCGGCGACGATCCGTCCGCTACCGGGCGCGCGCGAGCTGCTCTCGTGGCTGACCGATGGCGGAATACCTTGGGCCATCGCCACCAGCGGCCGCATGGAGACGGCCGCCGTCAATCTCGCCGCGCTCGGCGTCGACGCCCACAGGACGCCGGTCGTCACGCGCGACCAGGTAAAGTATGCCAAGCCCGATCCGGATCTGTTCCTCGCGGCTGCGCAGCGGCTGGGCATTTCCACCGATACCGCCATCGTGGTCGGCGACAGCATCTGGGACATGCTGGCCGCCACGCGCTGTCGTGCGCTGGGTGTCGGCCTGCTGAGCGGCGGTTATGGGTCGGACGAGCTGCGCCAAGCCGGCGCGTTCCGGGTCTACGACGATCCCGCCGACCTCCTGCGCCACATCGACGAGGTCGGCGGCCGGCGATGA
- a CDS encoding arsenic transporter, producing MLIQSTIWAIAAVAAMGVVVRPFGTPEAIWAVLGAAILVATGLLSSSDALVGIGKGTDVYLFLFGMMLLAETARAEGLFDWAAAHATRRANGSAGRMFTLVYVVGTIVTIFLSNDATAVVLTPAVAAAARTAKAEQPLPYLLICAFIANAASFVLPISNPANLVLYGSQMPPLLEWLPRYLPASVVSIMVTYVILRWTQRKALHRPIATDIAVPRLSHSGKVAAAGIATTAAALIVSSALDIQLGLPTAIAGILTTLIVLVVERKGPWDTIKDISWSVLPLVAGLFVLVEALDKTGLIRLLGEAIHRAAEQSVSQASWAVGLAVAFGSNLINNLPAGLIASSALQTSAVPDQLTRAALIGVDLGPNLSVTGSLATILWLAALRREGLRIGAAAFLKIGFLVMPPALLLSLAVALL from the coding sequence ATGCTGATCCAGTCGACGATCTGGGCGATCGCCGCCGTTGCCGCCATGGGCGTAGTCGTCCGGCCGTTCGGCACCCCGGAAGCGATCTGGGCCGTCCTGGGCGCCGCGATCCTCGTGGCCACCGGCCTTCTCTCCTCCAGCGATGCCCTGGTCGGCATCGGCAAGGGGACCGACGTCTATCTCTTCCTGTTCGGCATGATGCTGCTGGCCGAGACCGCGCGGGCCGAAGGGCTGTTCGACTGGGCGGCCGCCCACGCGACGAGACGGGCGAACGGCTCCGCAGGCCGCATGTTCACGCTGGTCTATGTCGTCGGCACGATCGTCACGATCTTTCTGTCGAACGACGCGACCGCCGTCGTGCTGACCCCGGCGGTCGCCGCGGCCGCCCGAACGGCGAAGGCGGAACAGCCGCTGCCCTATCTCCTGATCTGCGCTTTCATCGCCAACGCGGCCTCCTTCGTGCTGCCGATCTCCAATCCGGCCAACCTCGTCCTCTACGGCAGCCAGATGCCGCCGCTGCTCGAATGGCTGCCGCGATACCTGCCTGCCTCCGTCGTGTCGATCATGGTGACGTACGTCATCCTGCGCTGGACGCAGCGCAAGGCGCTCCACCGGCCGATCGCGACCGACATTGCCGTGCCTCGCCTGTCCCATAGCGGCAAGGTGGCGGCCGCCGGCATCGCGACGACAGCGGCCGCCTTGATCGTATCGTCCGCCCTGGACATCCAGCTCGGTTTGCCAACCGCGATTGCCGGCATACTCACGACGTTGATCGTGCTGGTCGTCGAACGCAAGGGGCCATGGGATACGATCAAGGATATCTCCTGGAGCGTGCTGCCGCTGGTCGCCGGCCTGTTCGTGCTGGTCGAGGCGCTCGACAAGACCGGCCTCATCCGGCTCCTCGGCGAGGCCATTCATCGCGCAGCCGAGCAGTCGGTGTCTCAGGCAAGCTGGGCCGTTGGTTTGGCCGTCGCCTTCGGCAGCAACCTGATCAACAACCTGCCGGCCGGCCTGATCGCCAGCAGTGCGCTGCAGACCTCGGCGGTTCCGGACCAACTGACGCGCGCCGCGCTGATCGGCGTCGATCTCGGGCCGAATCTTTCTGTCACCGGATCGCTCGCCACGATCCTCTGGCTGGCCGCTCTGCGCCGCGAAGGCTTGCGCATCGGCGCGGCCGCCTTCCTGAAGATCGGCTTCCTGGTGATGCCGCCCGCCCTTCTGCTGTCGCTGGCGGTTGCCCTCCTCTGA
- a CDS encoding MFS transporter, translating into MTAAAASSPPRRPGIWPLQALNFFMADMQAGIGPFLGVFLLGHHWESGPIGTVMTAGSIAGMLIAAPAGAFVDSTRHKRALVIVTGICTVLASGIVLLTQNFWLVAISQIATAIAGGAIGPAVNGITLGIVRQAGFNRQNGKNQAFNHAGNMAGAALSGYLGWRFGLPAVFWLAAVFAVLSIVSVSMIPAGVINRRAARGLKEEGADDEGLLGLGVLHTCRPLVILAAALALFNLGNAGMLPLYGLAVVSAGQGEPASFVAKTIVVGQGIMILGSLVAMQMAEKRGFWLVLLISFATLPIRAVLAAYLVADWGVYPVQILDGIGSGLQTAAVPALVARLLHGTGRVNLGQGAVMTIQGLGGALSPALGGWLAQIIGYSATFLVLGAFALVSIVLWLAFADSLRSASMVGKDQKS; encoded by the coding sequence TTGACCGCTGCCGCCGCATCTTCTCCGCCGCGCAGGCCGGGGATATGGCCTCTGCAGGCCCTGAACTTCTTCATGGCCGACATGCAAGCCGGGATCGGGCCTTTCCTCGGCGTTTTCCTGCTGGGCCATCACTGGGAAAGCGGCCCGATCGGAACTGTGATGACGGCGGGCTCGATCGCCGGCATGTTGATCGCGGCGCCCGCCGGCGCTTTTGTCGATTCGACCCGCCACAAACGCGCCCTGGTGATCGTCACCGGCATCTGCACGGTGCTGGCCTCCGGCATCGTGCTGCTCACGCAGAATTTCTGGCTCGTCGCCATTTCCCAGATCGCGACCGCGATCGCCGGTGGCGCGATCGGGCCCGCCGTCAACGGCATCACCCTCGGCATCGTGCGCCAGGCCGGCTTCAATCGCCAGAACGGCAAGAACCAGGCCTTCAACCATGCCGGCAACATGGCGGGGGCGGCGCTTTCGGGATATCTCGGCTGGCGCTTCGGCCTGCCGGCCGTGTTCTGGCTCGCAGCCGTGTTCGCCGTCCTCTCCATCGTCTCGGTCTCGATGATACCGGCTGGCGTCATCAATCGACGCGCGGCCCGCGGTCTCAAGGAGGAGGGCGCGGACGATGAAGGCCTGCTCGGCCTCGGCGTGCTTCACACCTGCCGCCCGCTCGTCATCCTGGCGGCGGCCCTTGCGCTGTTCAATCTCGGCAATGCCGGCATGCTGCCACTCTACGGGCTCGCGGTTGTTTCCGCCGGGCAAGGCGAGCCGGCGAGCTTCGTCGCCAAGACAATCGTGGTCGGCCAAGGCATCATGATCCTCGGATCGCTCGTTGCCATGCAGATGGCGGAGAAGAGGGGCTTCTGGCTCGTGCTCCTGATCTCGTTCGCCACGTTGCCGATCCGGGCCGTGCTCGCGGCCTATCTCGTCGCCGATTGGGGCGTCTATCCGGTCCAGATTTTGGACGGCATCGGTTCGGGCCTGCAGACGGCGGCCGTCCCCGCTCTCGTGGCCCGCCTGCTGCACGGCACCGGCCGCGTCAATCTGGGCCAGGGCGCGGTCATGACCATCCAGGGCCTGGGCGGCGCGCTCAGCCCGGCGCTCGGCGGGTGGCTTGCCCAGATCATCGGCTACAGCGCGACATTCCTCGTCCTGGGTGCCTTCGCGCTCGTCTCGATCGTCCTGTGGCTGGCTTTCGCCGATTCCCTGCGATCGGCATCGATGGTAGGCAAGGACCAGAAGTCGTGA
- a CDS encoding acyl-CoA dehydrogenase family protein, whose translation MYKVSEEHQMLRDLVKKFVANELIPLEKNVLDRFASGQPAALSDEENAKLFKQCKDLGLWALDVPEEVGGANLPNVALVGVNEELGYTCVPFTFPPDSPNLHMLLATANPEQRKKYLEPYAAGETVSAIAISEPGAGGDPAGMKTKAVKAGDHWVINGRKIWISRIARADFTIVMAVTDSNLGSRGGITAFLVDKGTPGLVVARAIPMLAGQRTYEVVFEDCRVHESQVLGRVGAGFAPMQLRLTVRRLQMGAWCIGMTQRALDMLCAHANQRVTFGQKLADRQAIQWWAADAATKLHACRLMVMDAAVKQDEGRDVRMEASMIKVFATEMATEVIDHAQQAFGAMGVTQELPLSLMAQKVRTMRVYEGPSEVHRMVIARRLLGAAR comes from the coding sequence ATGTACAAGGTAAGCGAAGAGCATCAGATGCTGCGCGATCTGGTGAAGAAGTTTGTGGCCAACGAGCTGATCCCGCTCGAGAAGAACGTCCTCGATCGCTTCGCGTCCGGACAGCCTGCCGCGCTGTCGGACGAGGAGAACGCCAAGCTTTTCAAGCAGTGCAAGGATCTCGGCCTGTGGGCGCTCGACGTGCCGGAGGAGGTGGGCGGCGCCAATCTGCCGAACGTCGCCCTGGTCGGGGTCAACGAGGAGCTGGGCTATACCTGTGTGCCCTTCACCTTCCCGCCGGACTCGCCCAACCTGCACATGCTGCTCGCCACGGCCAATCCCGAGCAGCGCAAGAAGTATCTCGAACCCTACGCCGCGGGCGAGACGGTCTCGGCCATCGCCATCTCCGAGCCCGGCGCGGGCGGCGATCCCGCCGGCATGAAGACCAAAGCCGTGAAGGCCGGTGACCACTGGGTGATCAACGGCCGCAAGATCTGGATCAGCCGCATCGCCCGTGCCGATTTCACGATCGTGATGGCCGTCACCGACTCCAATCTCGGCTCGCGCGGCGGCATCACCGCGTTCCTGGTCGACAAGGGCACGCCCGGACTCGTCGTGGCACGCGCGATTCCGATGCTCGCCGGCCAGCGCACCTACGAGGTGGTGTTCGAGGATTGCCGCGTGCACGAGAGCCAGGTGCTGGGCCGCGTCGGCGCGGGCTTCGCGCCGATGCAGCTTCGCCTCACCGTGCGGCGCCTGCAGATGGGCGCGTGGTGCATCGGCATGACACAGCGTGCGCTGGACATGCTCTGCGCCCACGCCAACCAGCGCGTGACCTTCGGTCAGAAGCTCGCCGACCGGCAGGCGATCCAGTGGTGGGCGGCCGACGCCGCCACCAAGCTGCATGCCTGCCGGCTGATGGTGATGGATGCCGCGGTGAAGCAGGACGAGGGCCGCGACGTGCGCATGGAAGCCTCGATGATCAAGGTCTTCGCCACCGAGATGGCGACCGAGGTGATCGACCATGCCCAGCAGGCGTTCGGCGCCATGGGGGTGACGCAGGAGCTGCCGCTGTCGCTGATGGCGCAGAAAGTGCGCACCATGCGCGTCTACGAGGGCCCGTCGGAAGTGCACCGCATGGTGATCGCGCGCCGGCTTCTGGGTGCGGCGCGCTGA